The Candidatus Oleimmundimicrobium sp. genome includes the window AATTCTGGGTGGTAAAATAAGACCCGAATCATCTCCGTGAACCATAATAAGAGCTCCAATTAAACGCGTTGAAACGCCCCAGCTTGTTTGCCAAGCAAACTTTCTTTCTCCATCCATATCTTGAAAAGTAATATCAAAAACCTTAGCAAAATGCTGGCCGAGATTATGTGAAGTTCCCGCCTGAAGAGCCTTGCCATCCGACATAAGCGCCTCAAGTGAATATGTCTTAAGAGCCCCGGCAAATTTTTCCCGTTCAGTTTTTCTTCCAATATATACCGGAATAGCTAAATCCTTTTCTATAAAATCCTTGTAAACATGGAGCATTTTGAGAGTTTCTTCCTCAGCATCCTCTTCAGTTCTGTGTACAGTGTGCCCTTCTTGCCACAAGAATTCCGTTGTACGTAAAAATGGCCTGGTTACTTTCTCCCACCTTACAACATTTGCCCATTGATTAATTAAAACCGGTAAATCTCGCCAAGAATCGATCCATTTTGCATACATGCTGCCAATAATGGCTTCCGACGTAGGTCTAATAGCTAACCTTTCTTCAAGTTTTTCCTTACCGGCATGAGTTACCCAGGCCACTTCGGGAGCAAAACCTTCAATGTGTTCAGCTTCCTTTGCCAGTAAACTTTCCGGAACAAATAAAGGGAAGTAAGCATTTTCATGCCCTGTATCTTTTATCTTTGCATCTAATAGCGTTTTCATATTTTCCCACAAAGCGTAACCATAAGGCCTTATAACCATACAGCCTTTAATTGGCGAGTAATCAGCAAGTTGGGCTGCAATAATAACATCTGTATACCATCGCCTAAAATCAACGCTCTTATCAGTAATCGTTTCAACAAAATTATTTCTTTCGTCTGCCTCCATAAAAATTAACCCCTTTCAAATTCTGATACCAACGTCAAAAGCGCCTCAACCAAATCGCCTTCGGGAACTTTTTTAATAGGTTTACCTTTAGCAAACAATAAGCCTTCTCCCTTCCCGGCGGCAATACCCAAATCAGCCTCGCGTGCTTCGCCCGGACCATTAACGATACAGCCCATAACCGCAATTTTGAGCGGTATTTTACACTTCGAAAGCTTTTTTTCTACTTTTTTAGTTAATGCAATTAAATCAATTTCGCACCTTCCGCAAGTGGGACAAGATATAATCTCAGGGCCTACACACCTTAATTCAAGAGCGCGTAAAATTTTAAAACCGACTTCGACCTCTTTTATTGGATTCGCTGTAAGAGAAACTCGAATTGTATCACCAATTCCCTCTCTAAGAAGGGTGCCTATGCCTATTGCCGATTTTACTGTACCTGTTACCAGAGTTCCCGCTTCGGTTACCCCGATATGCAAAGGACAATTTACTTTGCTGGCAAGGAGCTCGTATGCTTCAATAGTCGCTGTAACCGACGAAGCCTTGACTGAAACAATAAAGTCTAAAAAATCCAAATCTTCAAAAAAACCAACATACTCTAAGGCACTATTTGCTAAGGATTTAGCCAAGCTCTCTCCCGAATCTCGATATTTCTTGTGAAGAGAACCTGCGTTCACTCCTATTCTAATTGGTATCCTTTTTTCACGAGCTTTTTCAATTATTTCTCGAACACGTGATTCGTTACCTATATTGCCCGGATTTATGCGAATTTTATCAGCCCCCGCATCAAGAGCGGCCAAGGCAAGTTTGTAGTTAAAGTGAATGTCTGCCACAAGTGGAATCTTTATAAGTTCTTTAATATGCGATAAAGCAGCAACTGCTTTTTTATCTGGAACAGCCACCCTCACAAGCTCGCAGCCTGCTAATTCCAATTTTTTAATTTGAGACACAGTTTTATCAATATCGTGTGTCTTTGTGTTTGTCATCGACTGCACCGAGATAGGTGCATCGCCCCCGATTTTTAGGCTTCCAACTTTTATTTGTCTACTTTTTACACGTTTCACTATCGACTCCCTGCCATAAAAAAACCGGAAATATCAGAAAAAGTAACCACAATCATTAAAAAAATAAGCAAAGCTACTCCAATAGCCTGAATAGTAAAGATAGTTTGAACTTTCGGCGGCTTTTTGGCAATTAATTCATAACCCATAAAAGCAAGTTTTCCGCCATCTAACGGTGGTATCGGAATTAAGTTTGCAATTCCCAAACCCACACTCATTTGAGCTAAAATTCCTAAATAAACGATAATTCCCTCTTGAATGCCGATAGATATCTCTTTAACTAAACCAATGGGACCAATTATCTTGCCCGTAAAACCTTCTAAATGCTTCCTTGTTATCAGTAAAAATATCGATTTTAAAGTCATCCAAATAATTTCAATGGTCGCTTTTAAGCCCTGATATAGCGCAGAAAAAATATTAAACTTTCTGGTGGTCATCTTCACCTCTACTCCTAAAAATCCATGACCGTCCTCTTCAATAATTTTAGTGACAATTTCAACTTTTTTGTTATTGCGCAGAACCACGAAATTTAAGGTTTTATTCGGACTTTTCTTAATTGTGTTGGTTACCTCGTCCCACGCTTCAATCTTTTCTCCTTCAATGGAAATAATTTTATCTCCTGCCTTAAACCCTGCTTTAACAGCTGGGTAGCCCAGGATAACTTCCTCAATTGTTGTGGTTGGAGTGGGCACGCCAATCATAAAAATAATTGCTATTAAAAATACAGGGAGAATAAAATTCATAAATGGGCCGCCTAAAAGAACACAGACGCGTTTACCCCAGGGTTGGTCTCCTAAAACTCGCAGTCTTGTTTCTTTTCCTGAGATATCTTCAGGATTAATATCTTCAAGCTTGACATAGCCCCCCAACGGGAAAGCAGCTACTCCATAAACCGTATCCCCTCTCTTCAAAGAGATTAATTTTGGGCCATATCCCAAAACAAATTCATAAACTTTTATATTTAAAAATTTAGCTGCTATAAAATGCCCAAATTCATGAACGAAGATTAAAAGCCCTATTCCTAAAATCGTAAGAATTATCTTTCCAAAAATAACGGCCAAAACCATCCTAGCCCCTTTCCCGTTTTATTACTTCTCTTGCTCGTATTCTTGCCCAATTGTCAACTTCTTTTAGAAGATTTAATTCCACTGGCTTTACTGCTTTGTGCTCCGAAAGAACTGTGTAAATCACTTTTGAAATAGATAAGAACGGAAGTTCCTCATTTAAAAAAGCAGCCACCGCCTCTTCATTTGCCGCGTTTAAGACAGCAGGAAATGTCCCACCCTTTTCGCCAGATTCAATTGCATATTTTAAGCATGGGAAATTTGTTAAATCTGGTTCTTCGAAAGTAAACTGTCCTATTTTTATGAAATTAAGCATCGAAACCGGTGAAGCTATTCGTTTAGGATAAGAAAGAGCATATTGTATGGGAATTCTCATATCGGTGGGACCCAAGTGCGCTTTTATCGAACCATCAATAAATTCAACCATAGAGTGTATGATGCTTTGTGGATGAATTAACGTTTCAATCTTATCGTAATCCAGGTTGAACAAAAAATGGGCTTCTATAACTTCTAATCCTTTGTTCATTAAAGTTGCGGAATCTATTGATATCTTCTTCCCCATGTTCCAGCGAGGATGCGCGAGAGCCTCTTTGGGCGTTATGTTTTGTAACTCGGAAAGTTTCTTTCCCCTA containing:
- the proS gene encoding proline--tRNA ligase translates to MEADERNNFVETITDKSVDFRRWYTDVIIAAQLADYSPIKGCMVIRPYGYALWENMKTLLDAKIKDTGHENAYFPLFVPESLLAKEAEHIEGFAPEVAWVTHAGKEKLEERLAIRPTSEAIIGSMYAKWIDSWRDLPVLINQWANVVRWEKVTRPFLRTTEFLWQEGHTVHRTEEDAEEETLKMLHVYKDFIEKDLAIPVYIGRKTEREKFAGALKTYSLEALMSDGKALQAGTSHNLGQHFAKVFDITFQDMDGERKFAWQTSWGVSTRLIGALIMVHGDDSGLILPPRIAPIQTVVVPILGKKESEEAVEEKVREIEKMLTGVCRLKVDRRREHRVGWKFSEWELRGVPLRIEIGPKDVQKNQVVLVRRDTHAKEFIPIDKLKNKIIEVLDDIQKSLFEKAKSFRNENTRETSSFEELTSLIENKQGFVKAFWCGDQDCEVKIKEKTMATIRCIPFNEKKGRCILCGKTGSMVYFAKAY
- the ispG gene encoding flavodoxin-dependent (E)-4-hydroxy-3-methylbut-2-enyl-diphosphate synthase, yielding MKRVKSRQIKVGSLKIGGDAPISVQSMTNTKTHDIDKTVSQIKKLELAGCELVRVAVPDKKAVAALSHIKELIKIPLVADIHFNYKLALAALDAGADKIRINPGNIGNESRVREIIEKAREKRIPIRIGVNAGSLHKKYRDSGESLAKSLANSALEYVGFFEDLDFLDFIVSVKASSVTATIEAYELLASKVNCPLHIGVTEAGTLVTGTVKSAIGIGTLLREGIGDTIRVSLTANPIKEVEVGFKILRALELRCVGPEIISCPTCGRCEIDLIALTKKVEKKLSKCKIPLKIAVMGCIVNGPGEAREADLGIAAGKGEGLLFAKGKPIKKVPEGDLVEALLTLVSEFERG
- a CDS encoding M50 family metallopeptidase; amino-acid sequence: MVLAVIFGKIILTILGIGLLIFVHEFGHFIAAKFLNIKVYEFVLGYGPKLISLKRGDTVYGVAAFPLGGYVKLEDINPEDISGKETRLRVLGDQPWGKRVCVLLGGPFMNFILPVFLIAIIFMIGVPTPTTTIEEVILGYPAVKAGFKAGDKIISIEGEKIEAWDEVTNTIKKSPNKTLNFVVLRNNKKVEIVTKIIEEDGHGFLGVEVKMTTRKFNIFSALYQGLKATIEIIWMTLKSIFLLITRKHLEGFTGKIIGPIGLVKEISIGIQEGIIVYLGILAQMSVGLGIANLIPIPPLDGGKLAFMGYELIAKKPPKVQTIFTIQAIGVALLIFLMIVVTFSDISGFFMAGSR
- a CDS encoding 1-deoxy-D-xylulose-5-phosphate reductoisomerase yields the protein MKKIIILGSTGSIGRQTLDVVRQHRDIFQVVGLSAYRNIELLIEQVNEFNPQAIAMPDFKMVQVLRDSLIKDIKIFCGEKGLAELALFDADIVLNALVGSAGLEATVEVVKSGKTLALANKESMVIGGEIINRLLPKTGAKIIPVDSEHSAIYQCLIGEKTDEINKIILTASGGPFRGKKLSELQNITPKEALAHPRWNMGKKISIDSATLMNKGLEVIEAHFLFNLDYDKIETLIHPQSIIHSMVEFIDGSIKAHLGPTDMRIPIQYALSYPKRIASPVSMLNFIKIGQFTFEEPDLTNFPCLKYAIESGEKGGTFPAVLNAANEEAVAAFLNEELPFLSISKVIYTVLSEHKAVKPVELNLLKEVDNWARIRAREVIKRERG